The proteins below are encoded in one region of Juglans microcarpa x Juglans regia isolate MS1-56 chromosome 4D, Jm3101_v1.0, whole genome shotgun sequence:
- the LOC121261413 gene encoding rac-like GTP-binding protein 5, with the protein MSASRFIKCVTVGDGAVGKTCMLISYTSNTFPTDYVPTVFDNFSANVVVDGSTVNLGLWDTAGQEDYNRLRPLSYRGADVFILAFSLISKASYENVAKKWIPELRHYAPGVPIILVGTKLDLRDDKQFFIDHPGAVPIATPQGEELRKLIGAPAYIECSSKTQQNVKAVFDAAIKVVLQPPKQKKKKRKAQKACSIL; encoded by the exons ATGAGTGCGTCTAGATTCATTAAGTGCGTCACCGTCGGTGACGGCGCTGTCGGTAAAACCTGTATGCTGATATCCTACACGAGCAATACATTCCCTACG GACTATGTGCCGACTGTTTTTGACAATTTCAGTGCTAATGTTGTCGTGGATGGAAGCACTGTTAACCTAGGGTTATGGGATACTGCTG GTCAGGAGGATTACAATAGATTAAGGCCCTTGAGCTATCGAGGCGCAGATGTCTTTATACTTGCTTTCTCTCTCATAAGCAAGGCTAGCTATGAAAATGTTGCTAAGAAG TGGATTCCTGAATTAAGGCATTACGCACCTGGTGTTCCAATAATTCTTGTTGGAACAAAGCTTG ATCTTCGAGATGATAAGCAGTTCTTTATAGACCATCCCGGTGCAGTGCCCATTGCTACGCCTCAG GGAGAAGAGCTTAGGAAACTGATTGGAGCTCCTGCCTACATCGAGTGTAGTTCAAAAACACAGCAG AATGTCAAGGCAGTTTTTGATGCAGCCATTAAGGTCGTGCTCCAGCCTCCgaagcaaaagaagaagaagagaaaggcaCAAAAGGCTTGCTCCATACTGTGA
- the LOC121261407 gene encoding ABC transporter B family member 13-like isoform X1: MEEVELATNNRPTLLHQNPAPEMGEPSNSSKKKSVSFLGLFSAADTIDYVLMFFGSVGACIHGAALPVFFVLFGRMIDSLGHLSKHPHILSSRVSQYSLYLIYLGLVVLASAWIGVALWMQTGERQTARLRLKYLQAVLKKDIGFFDTDAGVTNIIHHISSDAILVQDAIGDKIGHSLRYLSQFIVGFSIGFTSVWQLSLLTLAVVPLIAFAGGAYTITMSTLSEKGEAAYAAAGKVAEEVISQVRTVYSFVGEDKAVEAYSKSLKKALKLGKKSGLAKGVGVGFTYGLLFCAWALLLWYAGILVGHRDTNGGKAFTTIINVIFSGFALGQATPNLAGIAKGRAAAANIISMIETDSKSSKTSDTGLMLPEIAGQIDFSEVCFAYPSRRNLVFNKLSFSISAGKTFAVVGPSGSGKSTIISMVQRFYEPTSGRILLDGHDLKSLDLKWLREQMGLVGQEPALFATTIASNILFGKQDADMDDIIQAAKAANAHCFIQGLPDDYDTQVGEAGTQLSGGQKQRIAIARAVLRNPRILLLDEATSALDAESELTVQQALDEIMSHRTTIIVAHRLSTIRNVDTIIVLKNGEVVESGTHSDLISKNGEYATLVSSQVSEHVKESSLLSSCGNSNNSSFRGSVSSRNSSFRDLPHQLETKSISTSDQNLLPIKRTPSIWELLKLNAPEWPYAVLGSVGAVLAGMEAPLFAFGITHILTAFYSPDVSQMKHEVERMALIFVVVAVVTIPIYLLQHYFYTLMGERLTTRVRLSMFSAILSNEVGWFDLDENNTGLLTSILAADATLVRSALADRLSTIVQNVALTVTAFVIAFMLSWRIASVVVASLPLLIGASITEQLFLKGFGGDYTRAYSRATAVAREAIANIRTVAAFGAEDEISMQFSSELNQPKKQALVRGHISGFGYALSQFFAYCSYALGLWYASILIKHKDSNFGDIMKSFMVLIITALAIAETLALTPDIVKGSQALGSVFGILKRKTAIDSNNPTSKMVTHVKGNIEFRKVCFKYPARPDITIFEDLNLRVSSGKSLAVVGQSGSGKSTVIALVMRFYDPTFGTVLIDGYDIKRLNLKSLRRKIGLVQQEPALFSTTIYENIKYGNEQASEIEVMKAAKAASAHEFISRMPEGYKTQVGEKGVQLSGGQKQRVAIARAMLKDPAILLLDEATSALDTASEKLVQEALNKLMEGRTTILVAHRLSTIRDADRIAVLQNGRVIEIGSHEHLSRKPGSIYGQLVNLQQENKVQVLD, translated from the exons ATGGAAGAAGTAGAGCTTGCCACCAATAATCGGCCTACACTTTTGCACCAGAATCCAGCTCCGGAAATGGGAGAGCCAAGTAATTCAAGCAAAAAGAAGAGCGTTTCGTTTCTTGGCCTATTTTCTGCTGCTGATACAATTGACTATGTATTGATGTTCTTCGGAAGTGTCGGGGCGTGCATCCATGGTGCTGCTCTTCCTGTCTTCTTTGTGTTGTTCGGTCGTATGATTGATTCGTTGGGACATCTATCCAAGCACCCTCACATATTGTCTTCGCGGGTTTCCCAG TATTCTCTGTACTTGATCTATCTTGGACTCGTAGTTTTGGCATCAGCATGGATAG GTGTCGCACTCTGGATGCAAACTGGAGAGAGGCAGACTGCTCGTTTGAGACTGAAGTATCTCCAGGCAGTATTAAAGAAGGATATCGGTTTTTTTGACACCGATGCCGGAGTTACAAATATCATTCACCACATTTCCAGTGATGCAATACTAGTGCAAGATGCAATTGGTGACAAG ATAGGCCATTCTCTGCGTTACCTTTCTCAGTTCATTGTTGGGTTTTCCATTGGATTTACATCGGTATGGCAGCTTTCACTTCTCACCTTGGCTGTTGTTCCATTGATAGCTTTCGCAGGGGGAGCTTATACCATTACCATGTCTACCTTATCAGAAAAAGGTGAGGCTGCTTATGCTGCAGCTGGAAAGGTTGCAGAAGAG GTTATTTCGCAGGTTCGTACAGTGTACTCGTTTGTAGGAGAGGATAAAGCAGTTGAAGCATACTCTAAGTCACTAAAGAAAGCTCTAAAACTGGGGAAGAAGAGCGGGTTGGCAAAAGGAGTGGGTGTAGGCTTCACGTATGGGCTTTTATTTTGTGCGTGGGCATTGCTTCTCTGGTATGCCGGTATACTTGTCGGGCATCGGGACACGAATGGAGGGAAGGCTTTCACTACAATTATCAATGTTATCTTCAGTGGATT TGCTCTAGGCCAAGCTACTCCAAACCTTGCTGGCATTGCTAAAGGAAGGGCAGCTGCAGCCAATATCATAAGCATGATTGAAACAGATTCCAAGTCTTCTAAGACATCAGATACCGGATTGATGTTGCCAGAAATCGCTGGTCAAATCGACTTTAGCGAGGTCTGTTTTGCTTATCCTTCACGAAGAAATTTGGTTTTCAACAAGTTGAGCTTTTCAATCAGCGCTGGCAAGACCTTTGCGGTAGTTGGTCCAAGTGGCTCCGGAAAGAGCACTATCATTTCCATGGTTCAACGTTTCTATGAACCCACTTCAG GTAGAATACTATTGGATGGACATGATCTTAAAAGTCTTGACTTAAAATGGTTGAGGGAACAAATGGGATTGGTTGGCCAAGAGCCAGCACTATTCGCCACAACCATAGCTAGCAATATTCTGTTTGGTAAACAAGATGCAGACATGGATGATATCATACAAGCTGCTAAAGCTGCAAATGCCCACTGTTTCATTCAAGGCTTACCTGATGATTACGATACTCAG GTAGGAGAGGCTGGAACTCAGCTTTCAGGAGGGCAAAAACAGAGAATTGCTATTGCAAGAGCAGTGCTGAGAAACCCAAGGATACTACTTCTAGATGAAGCCACCAGTGCTCTTGATGCAGAATCAGAACTTACAGTTCAGCAGGCACTAGATGAAATCATGTCCCATCGGACTACAATTATCGTTGCACATCGGCTATCCACCATACGAAATGTTGACACAATTATAGTGTTGAAGAACGGCGAGGTTGTAGAAAGTGGGACGCACTCGGACTTGATATCTAAGAATGGCGAGTATGCAACTCTAGTGAGCTCGCAAGTATCAGAACATGTTAAAGAGTCCAGTTTATTATCTAGCTGTGGAAATTCAAACAATTCAAGCTTTAGAGGCTCAGTAAGCTCGAGAAATTCAAGCTTTCGAGACCTCCCCCATCAGCTGGAAACAAAGTCTATTAGCACAAGTGATCAAAATCTGTTACCAATAAAGCGCACTCCCTCAATTTGGGAACTACTTAAACTAAATGCACCTGAGTGGCCATATGCAGTACTTGGCTCAGTGGGTGCAGTTCTGGCTGGCATGGAAGCTCCCCTGTTTGCCTTTGGAATCACACATATCTTGACTGCATTTTACTCCCCTGATGTTTCTCAAATGAAACATGAAGTTGAACGGATGGCTcttatatttgttgtagtggcaGTTGTTACTATTCCCATATACCTGCTGCAACACTACTTCTATACGTTGATGGGAGAGCGTCTCACCACCCGTGTGCGCTTATCAATGTTCTCAG CTATCCTTTCCAACGAAGTTGGCTGGTTTGATTTGGATGAGAATAATACGGGCTTACTGACTTCAATTTTAGCAGCCGATGCAACATTAGTCAGAAGTGCTCTAGCTGACCGTCTATCGACAATTGTGCAGAATGTAGCACTCACTGTGACTGCATTTGTAATTGCCTTTATGTTAAGTTGGCGCATAGCATCTGTCGTTGTTGCCTCCCTCCCCCTACTTATTGGAGCTTCGATTACTGAG CAACTATTTCTCAAGGGATTTGGAGGAGACTACACCCGTGCCTATTCTAGAGCAACTGCTGTGGCACGCGAAGCAATTGCCAATATACGCACTGTTGCAGCATTTGGTGCTGAAGATGAGATCTCGATGCAGTTTTCTTCTGAACTAAACCAACCAAAGAAACAAGCACTTGTACGAGGCCATATATCCGGTTTTGGCTATGCTTTATCGCAGTTCTTTGCATATTGTTCATATGCACTTGGCCTTTGGTATGCGTCAATTCTAATCAAGCATAAAGATTCGAACTTTGGAGACATCATGAAATCTTTCATGGTTTTGATAATCACTGCATTGGCAATAGCAGAAACACTTGCTCTTACACCTGACATTGTGAAGGGATCGCAAGCACTGGGGTCAGTTTTCGGTATTCTCAAAAGGAAAACAGCTATCGATTCCAATAATCCTACCTCAAAAATGGTAACTCATGTCAAGGGGAATATAGAATTCAGGAAAGTGTGTTTCAAGTATCCGGCAAGGCCTGATATCACCATTTTTGAGGACTTGAACTTGAGAGTCTCATCGGGAAAGAGTCTTGCTGTAGTGGGACAAAGTGGCTCGGGGAAGAGTACTGTGATTGCCCTGGTAATGAGATTCTACGACCCCACTTTCGGAACAGTCTTGATTGATGGATATGACATTAAACGCTTGAACTTGAAATCCTTAAGGCGGAAAATAGGTTTGGTTCAGCAAGAGCCAGCGTTGTTTTCCACAACAATTTACGAGAACATCAAGTATGGGAATGAGCAGGCATCAGAAATTGAGGTAATGAAGGCAGCAAAGGCAGCAAGTGCCCATGAATTCATCAGTAGAATGCCTGAAGGTTACAAAACTCAAGTTGGTGAGAAGGGAGTTCAGTTATCAGGTGGCCAAAAACAAAGGGTAGCAATTGCCAGAGCAATGCTGAAAGACCCTGCCATTCTTCTCTTGGATGAAGCAACAAGTGCATTGGACACAGCATCTGAGAAGCTGGTCCAAGAAGCTCTTAACAAGCTTATGGAGGGCCGAACAACAATTCTGGTGGCACACAGATTGTCAACCATTCGTGATGCAGACCGTATTGCTGTGCTGCAAAATGGCAGGGTGATTGAAATTGGCAGCCATGAGCACCTCAGTAGAAAGCCGGGTAGTATCTATGGACAACTAGTCAACCTACAACAGGAAAATAAAGTACAAGTGCTTGATTAA
- the LOC121261407 gene encoding ABC transporter B family member 13-like isoform X2, protein MSTLSEKGEAAYAAAGKVAEEVISQVRTVYSFVGEDKAVEAYSKSLKKALKLGKKSGLAKGVGVGFTYGLLFCAWALLLWYAGILVGHRDTNGGKAFTTIINVIFSGFALGQATPNLAGIAKGRAAAANIISMIETDSKSSKTSDTGLMLPEIAGQIDFSEVCFAYPSRRNLVFNKLSFSISAGKTFAVVGPSGSGKSTIISMVQRFYEPTSGRILLDGHDLKSLDLKWLREQMGLVGQEPALFATTIASNILFGKQDADMDDIIQAAKAANAHCFIQGLPDDYDTQVGEAGTQLSGGQKQRIAIARAVLRNPRILLLDEATSALDAESELTVQQALDEIMSHRTTIIVAHRLSTIRNVDTIIVLKNGEVVESGTHSDLISKNGEYATLVSSQVSEHVKESSLLSSCGNSNNSSFRGSVSSRNSSFRDLPHQLETKSISTSDQNLLPIKRTPSIWELLKLNAPEWPYAVLGSVGAVLAGMEAPLFAFGITHILTAFYSPDVSQMKHEVERMALIFVVVAVVTIPIYLLQHYFYTLMGERLTTRVRLSMFSAILSNEVGWFDLDENNTGLLTSILAADATLVRSALADRLSTIVQNVALTVTAFVIAFMLSWRIASVVVASLPLLIGASITEQLFLKGFGGDYTRAYSRATAVAREAIANIRTVAAFGAEDEISMQFSSELNQPKKQALVRGHISGFGYALSQFFAYCSYALGLWYASILIKHKDSNFGDIMKSFMVLIITALAIAETLALTPDIVKGSQALGSVFGILKRKTAIDSNNPTSKMVTHVKGNIEFRKVCFKYPARPDITIFEDLNLRVSSGKSLAVVGQSGSGKSTVIALVMRFYDPTFGTVLIDGYDIKRLNLKSLRRKIGLVQQEPALFSTTIYENIKYGNEQASEIEVMKAAKAASAHEFISRMPEGYKTQVGEKGVQLSGGQKQRVAIARAMLKDPAILLLDEATSALDTASEKLVQEALNKLMEGRTTILVAHRLSTIRDADRIAVLQNGRVIEIGSHEHLSRKPGSIYGQLVNLQQENKVQVLD, encoded by the exons ATGTCTACCTTATCAGAAAAAGGTGAGGCTGCTTATGCTGCAGCTGGAAAGGTTGCAGAAGAG GTTATTTCGCAGGTTCGTACAGTGTACTCGTTTGTAGGAGAGGATAAAGCAGTTGAAGCATACTCTAAGTCACTAAAGAAAGCTCTAAAACTGGGGAAGAAGAGCGGGTTGGCAAAAGGAGTGGGTGTAGGCTTCACGTATGGGCTTTTATTTTGTGCGTGGGCATTGCTTCTCTGGTATGCCGGTATACTTGTCGGGCATCGGGACACGAATGGAGGGAAGGCTTTCACTACAATTATCAATGTTATCTTCAGTGGATT TGCTCTAGGCCAAGCTACTCCAAACCTTGCTGGCATTGCTAAAGGAAGGGCAGCTGCAGCCAATATCATAAGCATGATTGAAACAGATTCCAAGTCTTCTAAGACATCAGATACCGGATTGATGTTGCCAGAAATCGCTGGTCAAATCGACTTTAGCGAGGTCTGTTTTGCTTATCCTTCACGAAGAAATTTGGTTTTCAACAAGTTGAGCTTTTCAATCAGCGCTGGCAAGACCTTTGCGGTAGTTGGTCCAAGTGGCTCCGGAAAGAGCACTATCATTTCCATGGTTCAACGTTTCTATGAACCCACTTCAG GTAGAATACTATTGGATGGACATGATCTTAAAAGTCTTGACTTAAAATGGTTGAGGGAACAAATGGGATTGGTTGGCCAAGAGCCAGCACTATTCGCCACAACCATAGCTAGCAATATTCTGTTTGGTAAACAAGATGCAGACATGGATGATATCATACAAGCTGCTAAAGCTGCAAATGCCCACTGTTTCATTCAAGGCTTACCTGATGATTACGATACTCAG GTAGGAGAGGCTGGAACTCAGCTTTCAGGAGGGCAAAAACAGAGAATTGCTATTGCAAGAGCAGTGCTGAGAAACCCAAGGATACTACTTCTAGATGAAGCCACCAGTGCTCTTGATGCAGAATCAGAACTTACAGTTCAGCAGGCACTAGATGAAATCATGTCCCATCGGACTACAATTATCGTTGCACATCGGCTATCCACCATACGAAATGTTGACACAATTATAGTGTTGAAGAACGGCGAGGTTGTAGAAAGTGGGACGCACTCGGACTTGATATCTAAGAATGGCGAGTATGCAACTCTAGTGAGCTCGCAAGTATCAGAACATGTTAAAGAGTCCAGTTTATTATCTAGCTGTGGAAATTCAAACAATTCAAGCTTTAGAGGCTCAGTAAGCTCGAGAAATTCAAGCTTTCGAGACCTCCCCCATCAGCTGGAAACAAAGTCTATTAGCACAAGTGATCAAAATCTGTTACCAATAAAGCGCACTCCCTCAATTTGGGAACTACTTAAACTAAATGCACCTGAGTGGCCATATGCAGTACTTGGCTCAGTGGGTGCAGTTCTGGCTGGCATGGAAGCTCCCCTGTTTGCCTTTGGAATCACACATATCTTGACTGCATTTTACTCCCCTGATGTTTCTCAAATGAAACATGAAGTTGAACGGATGGCTcttatatttgttgtagtggcaGTTGTTACTATTCCCATATACCTGCTGCAACACTACTTCTATACGTTGATGGGAGAGCGTCTCACCACCCGTGTGCGCTTATCAATGTTCTCAG CTATCCTTTCCAACGAAGTTGGCTGGTTTGATTTGGATGAGAATAATACGGGCTTACTGACTTCAATTTTAGCAGCCGATGCAACATTAGTCAGAAGTGCTCTAGCTGACCGTCTATCGACAATTGTGCAGAATGTAGCACTCACTGTGACTGCATTTGTAATTGCCTTTATGTTAAGTTGGCGCATAGCATCTGTCGTTGTTGCCTCCCTCCCCCTACTTATTGGAGCTTCGATTACTGAG CAACTATTTCTCAAGGGATTTGGAGGAGACTACACCCGTGCCTATTCTAGAGCAACTGCTGTGGCACGCGAAGCAATTGCCAATATACGCACTGTTGCAGCATTTGGTGCTGAAGATGAGATCTCGATGCAGTTTTCTTCTGAACTAAACCAACCAAAGAAACAAGCACTTGTACGAGGCCATATATCCGGTTTTGGCTATGCTTTATCGCAGTTCTTTGCATATTGTTCATATGCACTTGGCCTTTGGTATGCGTCAATTCTAATCAAGCATAAAGATTCGAACTTTGGAGACATCATGAAATCTTTCATGGTTTTGATAATCACTGCATTGGCAATAGCAGAAACACTTGCTCTTACACCTGACATTGTGAAGGGATCGCAAGCACTGGGGTCAGTTTTCGGTATTCTCAAAAGGAAAACAGCTATCGATTCCAATAATCCTACCTCAAAAATGGTAACTCATGTCAAGGGGAATATAGAATTCAGGAAAGTGTGTTTCAAGTATCCGGCAAGGCCTGATATCACCATTTTTGAGGACTTGAACTTGAGAGTCTCATCGGGAAAGAGTCTTGCTGTAGTGGGACAAAGTGGCTCGGGGAAGAGTACTGTGATTGCCCTGGTAATGAGATTCTACGACCCCACTTTCGGAACAGTCTTGATTGATGGATATGACATTAAACGCTTGAACTTGAAATCCTTAAGGCGGAAAATAGGTTTGGTTCAGCAAGAGCCAGCGTTGTTTTCCACAACAATTTACGAGAACATCAAGTATGGGAATGAGCAGGCATCAGAAATTGAGGTAATGAAGGCAGCAAAGGCAGCAAGTGCCCATGAATTCATCAGTAGAATGCCTGAAGGTTACAAAACTCAAGTTGGTGAGAAGGGAGTTCAGTTATCAGGTGGCCAAAAACAAAGGGTAGCAATTGCCAGAGCAATGCTGAAAGACCCTGCCATTCTTCTCTTGGATGAAGCAACAAGTGCATTGGACACAGCATCTGAGAAGCTGGTCCAAGAAGCTCTTAACAAGCTTATGGAGGGCCGAACAACAATTCTGGTGGCACACAGATTGTCAACCATTCGTGATGCAGACCGTATTGCTGTGCTGCAAAATGGCAGGGTGATTGAAATTGGCAGCCATGAGCACCTCAGTAGAAAGCCGGGTAGTATCTATGGACAACTAGTCAACCTACAACAGGAAAATAAAGTACAAGTGCTTGATTAA
- the LOC121261415 gene encoding DNA-directed RNA polymerase I subunit RPA12-like — MEYSRARGFLFCDFCGTMLSLKSTKYAECPLCKFKRSAKEISEREISYVVTAEDIRRELGISLIRDQEVQLSKVKKKCEKCDNEEAEYWTMQMRSADEGQTTFYRCTKCGHKFSEN, encoded by the exons ATGGAGTATTCTCGTGCACGTGGTTTTTTGTTCTGTGACTTTTGTGGGACAATGCTTTCTTTGAAATCAACTAAGTATGCTGAATGTCCCCTGTGTAAGTTTAAGCGCAGTGCGAAAG AAATTTCTGAAAGGGAGATATCTTATGTAGTCACAGCTGAG GATATCAGAAGGGAGCTGGGAATCTCACTGATTCGAGACCAAGAAGTGCAATTATCAAAG gtgaaaaagaaatgtgaaaaatgcGATAATGAGGAGGCTGAGTATTGGACCATGCAG ATGAGATCAGCGGATGAAGGGCAGACTACATTTTATCGATGCACCAAATGTGGCCATAAGTTTTCAGAGAATTAA
- the LOC121261412 gene encoding uncharacterized protein LOC121261412, with amino-acid sequence MDAVMVPYSSMDRSISRSPYKQIKTPRKSARAFNSKTSENLVPTNIYGGLLHHHPPPPPPPSLSSSYPLSASIFNRPLGQHHHQQQPPLLPLPAPITHQSLPSRAGCLISCPPSTRKTNKHRDQSLAPKKPKPSKREDPKQDLTKNRQAISECLIMASTKQLGPDPNDLPRDVSRVLGKTPGKVAIEELEEFSGTVFSLAPPPSSLPLPKFSLRPKLCFNAEATGIDAGATDSLRRLLRLR; translated from the coding sequence ATGGATGCTGTTATGGTACCGTATTCATCGATGGACCGATCAATCTCTCGATCTCCCTACAAGCAAATCAAAACCCCAAGGAAAAGTGCTCGCGCTTTCAATTCTAAAACCTCCGAAAATCTCGTCCCCACGAACATCTATGGTGGTCTCTTGCACCaccatcctcctcctcctcctccaccttcACTCTCATCTTCCTATCCCCTCTCTGCCTCAATCTTCAATCGCCCACTTGGGCAGCATCATCACCAACAGCAGCcacctcttcttcctctcccagCCCCCATAACTCACCAATCTCTCCCTTCTCGTGCCGGATGCCTGATCTCTTGCCCTCCTTCTACCCGAAAGACCAACAAACACAGAGACCAGTCCCTTGCGCCAAAGAAACCAAAACCCTCAAAAAGAGAGGATCCAAAGCAAGATTTGACAAAAAATAGGCAAGCTATTTCCGAATGTTTGATCATGGCTTCGACTAAACAGTTAGGGCCTGACCCGAATGATCTACCCAGGGATGTTTCCCGAGTTTTAGGTAAGACTCCTGGTAAGGTTGCCATAGAAGAGTTGGAAGAGTTTTCGGGGACAGTTTTTAGTCTGGCTCCACCTCCGAGTAGTTTGCCACTGCCCAAGTTTTCTTTGAGGCCGAAGCTTTGTTTCAATGCCGAGGCTACCGGGATAGATGCCGGAGCGACCGATAGTCTCCGGCGGTTGTTACGCCTCCGGTGA
- the LOC121261414 gene encoding uncharacterized protein LOC121261414, translated as MSCCSWATKPPQAATEDAGKQASTAQLMFSTTVRNSHAILRYCRLPATLRRRFVAALMHGESPSHMSLCLGSYGTRSTSAILFVKGRDEVDFYKRHLGNELVESRATSVWLISYIYVTKFQNDL; from the exons ATGTCTTGCTGCAGTTGGGCCACGAAACCACCGCAAGCAGCAACAGAAGACGCCGGAAAACAAGCCTCCACCGCCCAGTTGATGTTCAGCACCACTGTCCGCAACTCCCACGCCATTTTACGC TACTGCCGCCTCCCAGCCACCTTGCGCCGCCGCTTCGTAGCTGCTCTCATGCATGGAGAGTCTCCGTCGCACATGAGCCTCTGTTTG GGAAGTTATGGTACTAGAAGCACTTCTGCAATATTGTTTGTGAAAGGAAGAGATGAAGTAGACTTTTACAAGAGGCATCTGGGGAATGAACTCGTGGAAAGCCGTGCAACTTCTGTTTGGctaatctcatatatatatgtaacaaagtttcaaaatgatttgtga